From Edaphobacter lichenicola, the proteins below share one genomic window:
- a CDS encoding YukJ family protein — translation MPITNYSVLAGKPTAGKVVTGASTHYQITMQAPCGPFTVAVNIQSVDGSEVLYDIVEDFAPPDLAGLQALPLGMTALKSEPGGLALDFVRSTVNGAPMITKAQMTLLPQASAKAKGASAEQEMIQRAKVKALENAVVTLLNMTIADKDGVIYAFGSAYADSGKVDGIHDIHMNQGNPVGGKGGGFSRDNGVWQDGALFINLPSKGTWTAVFIAFQTESWSTDSTGNPV, via the coding sequence ATGCCGATTACAAACTACAGCGTGCTGGCGGGAAAGCCGACAGCGGGCAAAGTCGTCACGGGGGCGAGCACGCACTACCAGATCACGATGCAGGCTCCGTGCGGCCCGTTCACCGTTGCCGTCAATATTCAGTCCGTCGATGGCTCGGAGGTCTTGTACGACATCGTCGAAGACTTTGCGCCGCCGGATCTGGCCGGGTTGCAGGCGCTTCCGCTGGGGATGACAGCGCTCAAGAGTGAACCGGGCGGGCTGGCGCTGGACTTTGTGCGGAGTACGGTGAACGGCGCGCCGATGATTACGAAGGCGCAGATGACGCTGCTGCCGCAGGCAAGTGCCAAGGCCAAGGGCGCGAGCGCTGAGCAGGAGATGATCCAGCGGGCAAAGGTGAAGGCGCTGGAGAACGCCGTGGTCACGCTGCTAAATATGACGATCGCGGATAAAGACGGCGTGATCTACGCATTCGGCAGTGCGTACGCCGACTCCGGGAAGGTGGATGGAATCCACGACATCCACATGAACCAGGGAAACCCTGTAGGTGGCAAGGGCGGCGGGTTCAGCCGGGATAATGGCGTGTGGCAGGATGGTGCGCTGTTTATCAACTTACCGTCAAAGGGTACGTGGACCGCGGTGTTTATCGCATTTCAGACGGAGAGCTGGAGTACGGATTCGACTGGCAATCCGGTTTAG
- a CDS encoding M56 family metallopeptidase, whose translation MIERTLVEYVANALWQVPMLAGGAWLLLAAVKAGPRMQHGVWLMVLGLAVLLPLHGMGGELAPVRVRPDVGLRVGASDVAAAGEVLGTERVGEERAVGSLRPRRVEISVTAARWVVSLYAGAVMFGLWRVVWAWRAARRLVERSREVTLAGEQTVVLEDYGRRLRIRLPQVRASVEISSPMIVGVIAPVLLLPVEFARYEAEEMRAALLHELAHVKRRDTLENAVCQLVALPVSWHPVTQWVQGRIRRTREMVCDAMAAEEMRSEIGYARCLLALAKGMMAGREFERETAGVGLFHSNVLEERVMRLMESGAVMGVRMKVVRMAGGAVAMVATMAVAAMFHVTPTMAQEQMQAPLPEVGQSAAPQVVPDATPQVVPDAAPQAAPNAAASDSAERKVKAYGKQADVVAGKGKYVYRWEGSEDEPVTIVNGRVRKLTPEERKQIRQQMEKASKEIAAATAKINSPEFRKQIAEAAAASAKVNSAEFKRQIAEAQLEAQKANEMVHSQAFQEQMVEVQRMTANLKTMEMPRIQEEIARATAQVNSPEFKQQMADMQREINVEVQQRMAEAMKQMKEAQEGLKEISPK comes from the coding sequence ATGATCGAACGGACGCTGGTGGAGTATGTGGCGAATGCGCTGTGGCAGGTGCCGATGCTGGCCGGCGGCGCGTGGTTGTTGCTCGCAGCAGTGAAGGCCGGGCCGAGGATGCAGCATGGAGTCTGGTTGATGGTGCTGGGTCTTGCGGTACTGCTTCCGCTGCATGGAATGGGTGGAGAGCTGGCGCCGGTTCGAGTGCGTCCGGACGTTGGCTTGCGGGTGGGAGCTAGCGATGTTGCGGCGGCTGGTGAGGTTTTGGGGACGGAGAGGGTTGGCGAGGAGCGGGCAGTGGGGTCGCTTCGTCCGCGGCGTGTGGAGATTTCGGTGACGGCGGCGCGGTGGGTGGTGAGCCTGTATGCAGGTGCGGTGATGTTTGGGCTGTGGAGAGTGGTGTGGGCCTGGCGTGCGGCGCGGCGGCTGGTGGAGCGCTCGCGGGAGGTGACCCTGGCGGGAGAACAGACTGTAGTGCTGGAGGACTATGGGCGGCGGCTTCGCATCAGGCTGCCGCAGGTGCGCGCGAGTGTGGAGATCTCGAGCCCGATGATCGTGGGGGTGATAGCGCCGGTGCTTCTTCTGCCGGTGGAGTTTGCACGGTATGAGGCTGAGGAGATGAGAGCGGCGCTGCTGCATGAGCTGGCACATGTGAAGCGGAGGGACACGCTGGAGAATGCAGTCTGCCAGTTGGTGGCGCTGCCGGTGAGCTGGCATCCGGTGACACAGTGGGTGCAGGGACGGATTCGACGGACACGCGAGATGGTGTGCGACGCGATGGCTGCGGAGGAGATGCGCTCCGAGATCGGGTATGCGCGGTGTCTGCTGGCGCTGGCGAAGGGCATGATGGCGGGGCGGGAGTTTGAGAGGGAGACGGCAGGGGTTGGGTTGTTCCACAGCAATGTACTGGAGGAGAGAGTGATGAGACTGATGGAGAGTGGAGCGGTGATGGGAGTGCGAATGAAGGTGGTTCGTATGGCAGGCGGAGCGGTGGCGATGGTGGCGACGATGGCGGTGGCTGCGATGTTTCATGTGACGCCGACGATGGCGCAGGAGCAGATGCAGGCTCCGCTGCCGGAGGTTGGACAGAGTGCGGCTCCGCAGGTTGTGCCAGATGCAACTCCGCAGGTTGTGCCAGATGCAGCTCCGCAGGCTGCGCCGAATGCCGCTGCTTCGGATTCAGCGGAGCGCAAGGTCAAGGCCTATGGGAAGCAGGCCGATGTCGTGGCAGGAAAGGGAAAGTATGTCTATCGCTGGGAAGGCTCGGAGGATGAGCCGGTCACGATCGTCAATGGACGGGTTCGCAAGCTCACTCCTGAGGAGCGCAAACAGATAAGGCAGCAGATGGAAAAGGCTAGTAAAGAAATAGCTGCGGCAACGGCGAAGATCAATAGCCCGGAGTTCAGGAAGCAGATCGCTGAGGCCGCCGCAGCTTCCGCGAAGGTGAATAGTGCGGAGTTCAAGAGACAGATCGCTGAGGCGCAGTTGGAGGCCCAAAAGGCTAATGAGATGGTTCATAGCCAGGCGTTCCAAGAGCAGATGGTAGAGGTGCAGAGGATGACGGCGAATCTGAAGACGATGGAGATGCCGCGGATTCAGGAAGAGATTGCGCGGGCTACGGCGCAGGTGAATAGTCCTGAATTCAAGCAGCAGATGGCAGATATGCAGAGGGAAATCAATGTTGAGGTGCAGCAGCGAATGGCGGAGGCGATGAAGCAGATGAAGGAGGCTCAGGAGGGGTTGAAGGAGATATCGCCGAAGTAG
- a CDS encoding DUF899 domain-containing protein, giving the protein MSTSMMEKAKVVSQAEWLAAREGLLAREKQLTRERDALAAERRRMPWMAVEKQYEFEGPRGKASLLDLFEGRRQLIVYRAFFEPGVFGWPDHACRGCSLGADQVSHLSHLNARDTTLVYASRASQPEIERLKKRMGWTMPWYTITDGFDVDFGVDQWHGHNAFIRDGDKVFRTYFINSRGDEAMGSVWSYLDMTALGRQEEWEDSPKGYPQTVPYKWWNWHDEYASSTSPDPGWVKVLDNARVTLGLKD; this is encoded by the coding sequence ATGTCAACGAGCATGATGGAGAAGGCGAAGGTCGTGTCGCAGGCGGAGTGGCTTGCGGCTCGCGAGGGGCTGCTGGCGAGGGAGAAACAGCTTACGCGGGAGCGTGACGCGTTGGCTGCCGAGCGTCGGCGGATGCCGTGGATGGCGGTGGAGAAGCAGTACGAGTTCGAGGGGCCGAGGGGGAAGGCGAGCCTGCTGGATCTGTTCGAGGGGCGACGTCAGCTGATCGTCTATCGGGCTTTCTTCGAACCGGGCGTGTTTGGCTGGCCTGACCATGCGTGTCGGGGCTGCTCGCTGGGTGCGGACCAGGTGTCGCATCTCTCGCATCTGAACGCGCGCGATACGACCCTGGTCTACGCCTCGCGCGCGTCGCAGCCGGAGATTGAGCGACTGAAGAAGCGGATGGGCTGGACGATGCCGTGGTACACCATCACCGATGGCTTCGATGTGGACTTTGGCGTGGACCAATGGCATGGTCATAACGCGTTTATCCGCGATGGCGATAAGGTGTTTCGCACGTACTTCATCAACAGCCGCGGGGATGAGGCGATGGGGAGCGTGTGGAGCTATCTGGACATGACTGCGCTGGGGCGGCAGGAGGAATGGGAGGATTCTCCTAAGGGCTACCCGCAGACGGTGCCGTATAAGTGGTGGAACTGGCACGATGAGTATGCTTCGAGCACGTCGCCGGATCCTGGATGGGTTAAAGTGCTGGACAACGCTCGGGTGACGCTGGGCTTGAAGGATTAG
- a CDS encoding tetratricopeptide repeat protein produces the protein MFRSNRIGRVSAAAGIVVLLLFATSSHAQATGANPPRMQLPADQRAFDAARATVDPAERLAAMQLFLKNYPKSTRVSRAQSDIFDTLVKYFPQRTAEIDTQAKIVVKDAGKGLGKLYTEIDVADSLAEANDTGVDLPRAEKLGKDASSKFNEADFDKDALANAKKYKYPAPTAATMHSRFTKGRANALAALAKVEMDEHKPEPAAALIDQAYALDPTVAEVNLLRGEQALDQHKDAAALEDLERAQLTGELKSPWREKMMELYRSAHGGSDQGFLADMDAQYARIFPDPFTPQPAKPTDGSRTALLELFTGSACDPCVSADLAVDALLKTYSRNQLVVLAFDQHIPDPDPLANPDSIARAKSYGVAFTPTSKLNGKNLWEGGGPRANAETSYDEAIKKIDADANKPSGVQLQLTATRSPDGMIQASATVSIDNPQLLQQSLAPDPPAKAADDKTPAAIPAPAAQSAPIEPHLVANFALVEDDVRYSGENGIRFHRMVVRSLAQPAGTGSPVEPGKTLEATFDPAAVSATLKTYLDTYEQKNDRFGKVQFLAKDTTLEPAHLAIAAWVEDTATHRVLQAAFVPIASTGDQIHQTQSEPPTQRQSEAVAKTGAAK, from the coding sequence ATGTTTCGAAGCAACCGGATCGGCAGGGTATCAGCAGCAGCAGGGATAGTGGTTCTACTCCTCTTCGCAACCAGCAGCCATGCGCAGGCCACCGGCGCAAATCCGCCCAGGATGCAGCTCCCCGCAGACCAGAGAGCCTTCGACGCCGCCCGCGCCACCGTCGATCCCGCAGAGCGCCTCGCCGCCATGCAGCTCTTCCTCAAGAACTACCCCAAGAGCACAAGAGTCAGTCGCGCCCAGAGCGACATCTTCGACACCCTCGTCAAATACTTCCCGCAACGCACCGCCGAGATCGACACCCAGGCCAAGATCGTGGTCAAAGACGCCGGCAAAGGTCTAGGCAAGCTCTACACCGAGATCGACGTCGCCGACAGTCTTGCCGAGGCGAACGACACCGGCGTCGATCTTCCCCGCGCCGAAAAGCTCGGCAAAGACGCCTCCAGCAAATTCAACGAAGCCGACTTCGACAAAGACGCCCTCGCCAACGCGAAGAAGTATAAGTACCCCGCGCCCACCGCCGCGACAATGCACTCCAGGTTCACCAAAGGCCGCGCCAACGCCCTCGCCGCACTCGCCAAAGTCGAGATGGACGAGCACAAACCTGAGCCCGCGGCAGCTCTGATCGATCAGGCCTACGCCCTCGATCCCACCGTAGCCGAGGTCAACCTCCTGCGCGGAGAGCAGGCGCTCGATCAGCACAAAGACGCAGCAGCCCTCGAAGACCTCGAGCGCGCCCAGCTCACCGGCGAACTCAAATCCCCCTGGCGCGAAAAGATGATGGAGCTCTACCGCAGCGCCCACGGAGGCAGCGATCAGGGCTTTCTCGCCGACATGGACGCCCAGTACGCTCGCATCTTTCCCGACCCGTTCACCCCCCAACCGGCGAAGCCAACCGACGGCAGCCGTACCGCACTGCTCGAGCTCTTCACCGGCTCCGCCTGCGACCCCTGCGTCAGCGCCGACCTCGCCGTCGACGCCCTCCTCAAGACCTATTCCCGCAACCAGCTCGTCGTCCTCGCCTTCGATCAGCACATCCCAGACCCTGATCCCCTCGCCAACCCCGACTCCATCGCCCGCGCAAAGTCCTACGGCGTCGCCTTCACTCCCACATCCAAGCTCAATGGCAAAAACCTATGGGAGGGCGGAGGCCCACGCGCCAACGCCGAAACTTCCTACGACGAAGCCATCAAGAAAATCGACGCCGACGCCAACAAACCCAGCGGCGTGCAGTTGCAGCTCACCGCAACCCGCAGCCCGGACGGCATGATCCAGGCCAGCGCCACCGTCTCGATCGACAACCCGCAGCTCCTGCAGCAAAGCCTCGCCCCCGATCCCCCGGCGAAGGCAGCCGACGACAAAACACCCGCAGCTATCCCCGCACCCGCAGCCCAGTCCGCTCCAATCGAACCGCACCTCGTCGCCAACTTCGCCCTCGTAGAAGACGACGTACGCTACAGCGGCGAAAACGGAATCCGCTTCCACCGCATGGTCGTCCGCTCTCTCGCGCAGCCCGCAGGCACCGGCTCCCCCGTCGAACCCGGCAAGACCCTCGAAGCCACCTTCGATCCCGCAGCCGTCAGCGCCACCCTCAAAACCTATCTCGACACCTACGAGCAAAAGAACGATCGCTTCGGAAAGGTCCAGTTCCTCGCCAAAGACACCACTCTCGAACCCGCCCACCTCGCCATCGCCGCCTGGGTTGAAGACACCGCCACCCACCGCGTCCTCCAGGCCGCCTTCGTCCCCATCGCCTCTACCGGCGACCAGATCCATCAGACGCAATCGGAGCCGCCAACGCAACGACAGTCCGAGGCCGTAGCGAAGACCGGAGCTGCAAAATGA
- the lipA gene encoding lipoyl synthase, translating into MTPPVAPLTPELVQIDLTPRKPAPKPAWLKAKAPMGETFHNLKKMARELNLHTVCESAQCPNIGECWNQKSATFMMLGNLCTRRCGFCAVPKGKPEPIDFDEPRRVAYAVAQLGLAHAVITSVNRDDDNVGAARAFVSVIEEIRMQAPGCRVEVLTPDFQGNEEALRLVVAAWPEILNHNIETVPRLYRVAKSGGRYEKSLRFLEHAKELAAEMFGESLGDRPFVTRPFVTKTGIIVGMGEEMHELLAVFRDLADRKVDILTIGQYLRPSRDHLPMARYYTPEEFAFLKHEALGMGFKHVESGPLVRSSYHAQEQAESTGLA; encoded by the coding sequence ATGACTCCGCCCGTGGCCCCGTTGACTCCAGAGCTGGTGCAGATTGATCTGACGCCGCGTAAGCCTGCGCCGAAGCCGGCGTGGTTGAAGGCGAAGGCTCCGATGGGGGAGACCTTTCATAACCTGAAGAAGATGGCGCGCGAGCTGAACCTGCATACGGTGTGCGAGAGCGCGCAGTGCCCGAATATTGGCGAGTGCTGGAATCAGAAGTCGGCTACGTTCATGATGCTGGGGAATCTTTGCACGCGGCGGTGCGGGTTTTGCGCGGTGCCGAAGGGGAAGCCGGAGCCGATTGATTTCGATGAGCCGCGGCGGGTGGCTTATGCGGTGGCGCAGCTTGGGCTGGCGCATGCGGTGATTACGAGCGTGAATCGCGATGACGATAATGTGGGCGCGGCGCGGGCGTTTGTGAGTGTGATTGAAGAGATTCGGATGCAGGCTCCGGGGTGCAGGGTGGAGGTGCTGACGCCGGACTTTCAGGGAAACGAAGAGGCGCTGCGGCTGGTGGTGGCGGCGTGGCCGGAGATTCTGAACCACAATATTGAGACAGTGCCGCGGCTTTATCGGGTCGCGAAGAGTGGTGGGCGGTATGAGAAGTCGCTGCGGTTTTTAGAGCATGCGAAGGAGCTTGCGGCTGAGATGTTTGGCGAGTCGCTGGGGGATCGGCCATTTGTAACCCGTCCTTTTGTAACCAAGACAGGAATTATTGTGGGGATGGGCGAGGAGATGCACGAGCTGCTGGCGGTGTTTCGCGATCTGGCGGATCGGAAGGTGGATATTCTGACGATTGGGCAGTACCTGCGGCCGAGCCGGGATCACCTGCCGATGGCTCGGTACTATACGCCGGAGGAGTTTGCTTTTCTAAAGCATGAGGCGCTGGGGATGGGCTTCAAGCATGTGGAGAGTGGGCCACTGGTGCGGAGTAGCTATCATGCGCAGGAGCAGGCGGAGTCGACTGGGCTGGCTTAG
- a CDS encoding acyl carrier protein: MAAVDEKVKQIIVEQLQVDEAEVTPGASFQEDLGADSLDVVELVMQFEEAFDIQIPDEDAEKIKTVKDAVDYIEKNQKAK, from the coding sequence ATGGCAGCAGTAGACGAGAAGGTAAAGCAGATTATTGTCGAGCAGCTTCAGGTGGATGAAGCAGAAGTCACCCCGGGCGCAAGCTTTCAGGAAGATCTCGGCGCAGACTCCCTCGACGTCGTCGAGCTCGTCATGCAGTTCGAAGAAGCCTTCGACATCCAGATCCCCGACGAGGATGCCGAGAAGATCAAGACCGTCAAAGACGCCGTCGACTATATCGAAAAGAACCAGAAGGCCAAGTAA
- a CDS encoding DinB family protein, which produces MLAQYLLAEFEAQVPVTRRFLERLPENSLTWKPHPRSLTAGQLAYHLAFVPEGVVRGAQKNEIPPPDFQFPQPVSVQQVLDTLDQSVATVREVLPGFDDAAMNAIWRIVDGDRELVAMPRIAFLRNIMLNHWYQHRGQFCVYLRLLDVAVPSSWGPSADESSALQPEPQPA; this is translated from the coding sequence ATGCTCGCACAATACTTACTCGCAGAGTTTGAAGCTCAGGTCCCAGTTACGCGGAGGTTTCTGGAGCGCCTTCCTGAGAACTCGCTCACCTGGAAGCCACACCCCAGATCGTTGACCGCTGGGCAACTGGCCTATCACCTCGCGTTTGTGCCCGAAGGAGTCGTTCGCGGCGCTCAGAAGAACGAGATTCCGCCACCAGACTTCCAGTTCCCCCAACCGGTAAGCGTGCAGCAGGTGCTCGACACGTTGGACCAGAGCGTGGCGACGGTGCGCGAGGTGCTGCCGGGATTCGATGACGCGGCGATGAACGCAATCTGGCGCATCGTCGACGGCGATCGGGAGCTAGTAGCCATGCCGCGCATCGCCTTCCTGCGCAATATCATGCTCAACCACTGGTACCAGCACCGCGGTCAGTTCTGCGTCTACCTGCGCCTGCTCGACGTTGCTGTGCCGTCAAGCTGGGGTCCTAGTGCCGACGAGAGCTCAGCACTCCAACCGGAGCCTCAGCCGGCGTAA
- a CDS encoding pyridoxal phosphate-dependent aminotransferase: MGQVEVSSRLGLSELAPRLVQSEIRAMSVACDAMGGVNLAQGVCDTEVPEVVAEGAIRAIRDGLNIYTRLDGIARLRRAIAGKVQRTLGIVVDPEREVLVTSGVTGAFQAAAMALLNPGDEVLVFEPFYGYHVNTLSSLRVAAVAVALTAPDWGLDLAAVRAAITPKTRGMVINTPSNPAGKVFTRFELEGLAKIAEEFDLFVFTDEIYEHFVYGGATHLSPAAIPGMRERTILMSGFSKTFSVTGWRVGYLIADAKWLGSIGYFHDLTYVCAPAPMQQGVADGVEQLGEDFYAGLAMEHEVKRTMIVEALREARMTPHVPDGAYYVLASAAGLPGATAAEKARALLAKTGVASVAGSAFFRPGRGEDLLRFCFAKKDRDLAEACRRLRELR; the protein is encoded by the coding sequence ATGGGACAGGTTGAGGTTTCATCGAGGCTTGGGCTGAGTGAGCTGGCGCCGCGGCTGGTGCAGTCGGAGATTCGCGCGATGAGCGTGGCGTGCGATGCAATGGGTGGAGTGAATCTGGCGCAGGGAGTGTGCGACACCGAGGTGCCGGAAGTGGTCGCCGAAGGGGCGATTCGCGCGATTCGCGATGGGCTGAATATCTACACGCGGCTGGATGGGATTGCGCGGCTGAGGCGAGCGATTGCAGGGAAGGTGCAGCGGACGCTGGGGATTGTGGTCGACCCCGAGCGCGAGGTGCTGGTGACCAGCGGCGTGACGGGCGCGTTTCAGGCGGCGGCGATGGCGTTGCTGAATCCGGGCGATGAGGTGCTGGTGTTTGAGCCGTTCTATGGGTATCACGTGAATACGCTGAGCTCGCTGCGGGTGGCGGCGGTGGCTGTGGCTCTGACTGCGCCGGACTGGGGGTTAGATCTGGCCGCGGTTCGAGCGGCGATTACGCCGAAGACGCGCGGCATGGTGATCAATACGCCGTCGAATCCGGCGGGAAAGGTGTTTACGCGATTTGAGCTGGAGGGGCTGGCGAAGATCGCGGAGGAGTTCGATCTGTTTGTGTTTACGGATGAGATCTATGAGCACTTTGTTTATGGAGGAGCGACGCATCTGAGTCCGGCGGCGATTCCGGGGATGCGGGAGCGGACGATCCTGATGTCGGGGTTTTCGAAGACGTTTTCGGTGACGGGATGGAGGGTGGGATATCTGATCGCCGATGCGAAGTGGCTGGGGTCGATTGGGTACTTTCATGATCTGACGTATGTGTGTGCGCCTGCTCCGATGCAGCAGGGGGTGGCAGATGGTGTGGAGCAGCTGGGGGAGGATTTTTATGCTGGGCTGGCGATGGAGCATGAGGTAAAGCGCACGATGATTGTGGAGGCGCTGCGGGAGGCTCGCATGACGCCGCATGTGCCGGATGGGGCGTACTACGTGCTGGCTTCTGCGGCTGGGCTGCCGGGGGCTACGGCGGCGGAGAAGGCGCGGGCGTTGTTGGCGAAGACGGGGGTGGCTTCGGTGGCGGGGTCGGCTTTCTTTCGGCCGGGGAGGGGTGAGGATCTGCTGCGGTTCTGCTTTGCGAAGAAGGACAGGGATCTGGCGGAGGCTTGCCGGAGGCTGCGGGAGCTGCGCTAA
- a CDS encoding BlaI/MecI/CopY family transcriptional regulator, translated as MTTQRMTNQGLTPLELEIMQVLWEAGPCTVSEVQPKLKAELAYTTVQTMLNVLLRKSKVKRVQEGRAFRYRAAVSRERATGSALNDMVKRMFGGSSEALLMAMVDARQISAEELERVGKRLAAAERDAAKEER; from the coding sequence GTGACGACGCAGAGGATGACGAATCAGGGGCTGACCCCGCTGGAGCTGGAGATTATGCAGGTTCTGTGGGAGGCGGGGCCGTGCACGGTGAGCGAGGTTCAGCCGAAGTTGAAGGCGGAGCTGGCCTACACGACGGTGCAGACGATGTTGAATGTGCTGCTGCGCAAGAGCAAGGTGAAGCGGGTGCAGGAGGGGCGTGCGTTTCGTTACCGGGCCGCGGTGAGCCGGGAGCGGGCGACGGGGAGCGCGTTGAACGACATGGTGAAGCGGATGTTTGGCGGCTCCAGCGAGGCGTTGCTGATGGCGATGGTGGATGCGCGGCAGATCAGCGCGGAGGAGTTGGAGCGGGTGGGAAAGAGGCTGGCGGCGGCGGAGCGTGATGCGGCGAAGGAGGAGAGATGA
- a CDS encoding DNA recombination protein RmuC — protein sequence MLAALLALAAANLICLILLLLRKQPAPATDVRLAQIPEQLTRLDARNEALDAHLRSGLAEIRRDAADDARRTREAAATDFTSLRTEITATIAELSGLLQNGLNAFRSDNKTSDEVLRTAVQQNLDAIAQRLSYFIAEVNRNQIEAREALHSRLNELSGEANDQQEKLRFTVEDRLSKLNDANTAKLEEMRVTVDEKLHATLQTRLTESFGQVTTHLGEVQKGLGEMKELATGVGDLKRVLSNVKSRGVVGEFQLGQQLEQMFSPEQYIKNARIKPGTLESVEYALKFPSGEGADSHTLLAIDAKFPKEDWERLEHAYETGTVEEIAAAGRAFERGIRAEGKRICDKYIDPPTTMPHAIMFLPTENLYAEVVRRPGLQSEIQSTYRVTIAGPSTFMAILTSFQMGFHTLAIQKKGDEVWRVLSSAKKEFETYGGLMQKVEDQVGTVQNTIEKLNVRTRAINRALKNVSSVDNGAPVSNLIGFDDVPGVAPLLAASGEED from the coding sequence ATGCTCGCAGCCCTGCTTGCCCTCGCCGCCGCCAATCTGATCTGCCTCATCCTCCTTCTGCTTCGCAAGCAACCTGCGCCCGCGACGGACGTCCGCCTCGCCCAGATTCCCGAGCAGCTTACCCGGCTCGATGCCCGAAACGAGGCGCTCGATGCTCATCTGCGCAGTGGCCTGGCTGAGATACGCCGCGACGCCGCCGACGATGCCCGCCGCACCCGCGAGGCCGCAGCGACAGACTTCACCAGCCTGCGCACCGAGATCACGGCCACCATCGCCGAGCTCAGCGGACTGTTGCAAAACGGCCTCAACGCCTTTCGCAGCGACAACAAGACCTCCGACGAAGTGCTCCGCACTGCGGTTCAGCAGAATCTGGATGCGATCGCGCAGCGGCTCTCCTACTTCATCGCTGAGGTTAATCGCAATCAGATCGAGGCTCGGGAGGCCCTGCACAGCCGGCTCAACGAGCTCTCCGGCGAGGCCAACGATCAGCAGGAAAAACTACGCTTCACCGTCGAAGACCGCCTTTCCAAACTCAACGACGCCAATACCGCAAAGCTTGAGGAGATGCGCGTCACTGTTGACGAAAAGCTCCATGCCACGCTGCAGACCCGGCTTACGGAATCCTTCGGCCAGGTGACCACTCACCTCGGCGAAGTCCAGAAGGGCCTGGGCGAGATGAAGGAGCTTGCTACCGGTGTGGGAGATCTCAAGCGAGTTCTTTCCAACGTGAAATCACGCGGCGTCGTCGGCGAGTTTCAGCTTGGCCAGCAGCTTGAGCAGATGTTCTCGCCTGAGCAGTACATCAAGAACGCCCGCATCAAACCGGGGACGCTTGAGTCCGTCGAATACGCCCTCAAGTTTCCCTCTGGCGAAGGCGCCGACAGCCACACTCTGCTCGCCATCGACGCCAAGTTTCCCAAAGAGGACTGGGAGCGGCTGGAACACGCCTACGAGACCGGGACCGTCGAAGAGATCGCTGCGGCAGGACGAGCCTTTGAGCGTGGCATCCGCGCCGAGGGCAAACGCATCTGCGACAAGTACATCGACCCTCCCACCACGATGCCCCACGCCATCATGTTCCTGCCGACGGAGAACCTCTACGCGGAGGTCGTCCGCCGCCCGGGGCTCCAGTCTGAGATACAGTCCACCTACCGCGTCACTATCGCCGGACCGTCGACTTTTATGGCCATCCTTACCAGCTTCCAGATGGGCTTTCACACCCTCGCCATCCAGAAGAAGGGGGACGAGGTCTGGCGCGTCCTCTCGAGCGCCAAAAAGGAGTTCGAGACCTATGGCGGGCTGATGCAGAAGGTCGAAGATCAGGTGGGGACGGTTCAGAACACGATTGAAAAGCTCAACGTGCGTACGCGGGCTATCAACAGAGCCCTTAAAAACGTCTCCTCCGTCGACAACGGCGCTCCCGTATCCAACCTGATTGGCTTCGACGACGTGCCTGGCGTCGCCCCGCTGCTTGCCGCATCGGGCGAGGAAGACTGA
- a CDS encoding protein-disulfide reductase DsbD domain-containing protein has protein sequence MKPSSTRLILAAAYAVLSLTPAHAAKPPVQWQIKNPPTKPLKQGAKINLALTGQINSGWHLYALEEPTGGPVATVIGLTEGDPADLLRVEEAKPKILLDPLFNVQTGFFETTADFTLHLTLAKNAPLGASALHVLVRYQSCNDRVCLPPHTDTVEVPITFTK, from the coding sequence ATGAAGCCTAGCTCTACTCGCCTCATCCTCGCCGCAGCTTACGCCGTCCTAAGCCTCACACCCGCCCATGCCGCGAAGCCGCCCGTCCAATGGCAGATCAAAAACCCACCCACCAAACCCCTCAAGCAGGGAGCGAAGATCAACCTCGCCCTCACCGGCCAGATCAACTCAGGCTGGCACCTCTACGCTCTTGAAGAGCCCACCGGAGGCCCCGTCGCCACGGTCATCGGCCTCACCGAAGGCGACCCCGCCGATCTCCTTCGCGTAGAAGAGGCAAAGCCGAAGATCCTCCTCGATCCCCTCTTCAACGTGCAAACCGGCTTCTTCGAAACCACCGCCGATTTCACCCTGCACCTGACGCTCGCAAAGAACGCACCCCTCGGGGCCTCCGCGCTCCACGTCCTCGTCCGCTACCAATCCTGCAACGACCGCGTCTGCCTACCACCCCACACCGACACCGTCGAAGTCCCCATCACCTTCACAAAATAA